The Exiguobacterium acetylicum genome includes a window with the following:
- a CDS encoding NAD(P)-dependent oxidoreductase produces the protein MQLGWIGLGHMGVPMAKRLLDGGHGLTVYNRTYEKTAPLTERGATAVKEAQDVVHQSDIIFVMLADGPAVASVLESVQEDLARKTIINLSTISPDETKEMARLVENSGGTYLESPVSGSVPVAENGQLVLLAGGDGEVVSTCQPYLDLLGKETIHFGAHGTGSTAKLAINLLLAVVGQGVAETLLLGEGAGLEKEKLIQMISASGMNTPLFTGKRDMYRKNDFPSAFPLRLMAKDLGLITAEARRQRLKLPLAQATNASYAEAKPDYGDADMAAIYLALQEK, from the coding sequence ATGCAACTTGGATGGATTGGGTTAGGACATATGGGGGTACCGATGGCAAAACGCCTGCTCGACGGTGGGCATGGCTTGACCGTCTACAACCGGACGTATGAAAAGACAGCTCCGCTGACTGAACGAGGAGCAACAGCTGTCAAAGAAGCACAGGACGTAGTGCATCAAAGCGATATCATCTTCGTCATGCTCGCAGACGGACCAGCTGTCGCGTCCGTTCTCGAAAGCGTGCAAGAGGACCTAGCTCGTAAGACGATTATCAATTTAAGTACGATCTCACCAGACGAAACGAAGGAGATGGCTCGCCTCGTCGAAAATAGTGGCGGAACGTATCTCGAATCGCCTGTCTCAGGATCCGTTCCAGTCGCAGAAAACGGTCAGCTCGTCCTGCTTGCCGGTGGTGACGGAGAAGTCGTTTCGACCTGTCAGCCATATCTTGACTTACTCGGCAAGGAAACGATTCATTTTGGAGCACACGGCACAGGGAGTACGGCGAAGCTTGCGATTAATTTATTGCTTGCCGTCGTCGGACAAGGGGTCGCGGAGACGTTGTTGCTTGGAGAGGGGGCAGGTCTTGAGAAAGAGAAACTGATCCAGATGATCAGTGCTTCCGGGATGAACACCCCACTCTTCACCGGCAAACGTGACATGTACCGGAAGAACGATTTCCCGTCCGCCTTCCCGCTCCGTCTGATGGCGAAGGATCTCGGTCTCATCACGGCTGAAGCGAGACGCCAACGGCTCAAGCTACCACTTGCGCAAGCGACGAACGCTAGCTACGCTGAAGCGAAACCTGATTATGGCGATGCCGACATGGCAGCGATTTATCTTGCGTTACAAGAAAAATAA
- a CDS encoding AI-2E family transporter, translating to MQKMFENKWYRFAWWIMTLLIIVWIGDHVTFLFRPVAILLQMVVPPLAIAGILYYVLLPIVELLEKKMKRRPAVLIVLVGLIGILTTLGFIFGPMLSEQITQFVNSIPTLATQFQRQLIDVREQLENSSVFSRFMSGPDNLFNKFSGNISEYASTFLKNIGTGVGGFVSVLTTTVVTIVIIPIMLIYMLLDGDKLKGNLVKLMPYEYHKETKKILGDVHLTIMSYIRGQVIVSIGVGIIAYIGYLIIGIDYALLLALFATLTNIIPFLGPVLGVIPALIVGFIQDPILAIYAIIVMTVAQQIDSHIMSPLVQGKTLDVHPLTIIIVLLVAGNIAGFFGVLLGVPFYAVMKVVILNIRRLYHLRSQKKMVITEEEKTFDTIITDRD from the coding sequence ATGCAAAAAATGTTCGAAAATAAATGGTACCGATTCGCCTGGTGGATCATGACGTTACTGATCATCGTCTGGATCGGTGATCATGTCACGTTCCTGTTCCGACCGGTTGCGATTTTGCTCCAAATGGTCGTACCACCGCTCGCGATTGCCGGGATTCTCTATTATGTCCTGTTGCCGATCGTCGAGTTACTTGAGAAAAAGATGAAGCGGCGACCAGCTGTCTTGATCGTACTTGTTGGTCTGATCGGGATTCTAACAACGCTCGGATTCATCTTTGGTCCAATGCTGTCGGAGCAGATTACGCAGTTCGTCAACTCGATTCCGACGCTTGCGACACAGTTCCAGCGGCAATTGATTGATGTTCGAGAGCAGCTTGAGAACAGTTCTGTCTTTTCCCGTTTCATGTCAGGTCCGGATAATCTATTCAATAAATTCTCCGGTAACATCTCAGAATACGCGTCGACATTCCTGAAGAACATCGGCACGGGTGTCGGTGGGTTCGTCAGTGTCCTGACGACGACGGTCGTGACGATCGTCATCATTCCGATCATGTTGATTTATATGTTGCTTGATGGTGATAAGCTGAAAGGTAATCTCGTCAAACTGATGCCGTATGAATATCATAAGGAAACGAAAAAAATTCTCGGTGACGTTCATTTGACGATCATGAGCTATATTCGGGGGCAAGTCATCGTCAGTATTGGTGTCGGAATCATCGCCTATATCGGCTACTTGATCATCGGGATTGATTATGCGTTACTACTCGCCTTGTTTGCGACACTGACGAACATCATTCCGTTCCTCGGTCCGGTCCTTGGTGTCATTCCAGCGTTGATCGTCGGGTTCATTCAGGATCCGATTCTTGCGATTTATGCAATCATCGTCATGACCGTCGCGCAGCAAATCGATTCGCATATCATGTCACCACTCGTGCAAGGGAAAACGCTTGACGTCCATCCGTTGACGATCATCATCGTCTTACTCGTCGCAGGGAACATCGCTGGTTTCTTCGGTGTCTTGCTAGGTGTTCCATTCTACGCCGTCATGAAGGTCGTCATTCTGAATATTCGTCGTCTCTATCATCTTCGGTCACAAAAGAAGATGGTCATCACGGAGGAAGAGAAGACGTTCGATACGATCATCACTGATCGCGATTGA
- a CDS encoding flagellar hook-basal body protein, which translates to MQSIYTSASTMGQLQKQLDTTGQNLANVDTNGYKRRDAQFNELLVRNINNQATGFTPGPLTTPEGLRLGVGGYVANEATRFGVGTFRTTDRKLDAALGNPHHFFGVVDTDGVTKFTRDGNFQLSPQANGQVLLTDDAGRSVINQANDPIVLPGNATEIELNKDGNITGILNGDRRVLARVGVADIPNYGELTEVGGGLFTATGQYQNAAGNPLTVGRLETSNVDMALEMTNLTQLQRAYQFNSKALMTSDQMMGIVTSLK; encoded by the coding sequence ATGCAATCAATCTATACATCCGCAAGTACGATGGGACAGCTGCAAAAGCAGCTCGATACGACCGGTCAAAATCTTGCTAACGTCGATACGAATGGCTATAAACGTCGGGATGCCCAGTTCAATGAACTGCTCGTCCGTAATATCAATAACCAAGCAACAGGATTCACACCGGGACCGTTGACGACACCAGAAGGACTTCGACTCGGTGTCGGAGGGTACGTCGCAAACGAAGCGACACGGTTTGGCGTCGGAACGTTCCGGACGACGGACCGGAAACTCGATGCAGCACTCGGCAATCCACATCATTTCTTCGGCGTCGTCGATACGGATGGTGTAACGAAGTTTACGCGCGACGGAAACTTTCAGTTGTCGCCGCAAGCGAACGGACAAGTCCTGCTGACGGATGATGCCGGACGTTCTGTCATCAATCAGGCGAATGATCCGATCGTCTTACCAGGGAACGCGACAGAGATTGAATTGAACAAGGACGGAAACATCACAGGCATCTTAAACGGAGATCGACGCGTACTCGCTCGAGTAGGTGTCGCGGATATCCCGAACTACGGTGAGCTGACAGAAGTCGGTGGTGGCTTGTTCACGGCAACTGGACAATACCAGAATGCAGCAGGTAATCCATTGACAGTCGGCCGACTCGAGACATCAAACGTCGATATGGCGCTTGAGATGACGAACTTGACGCAGCTCCAGCGGGCGTATCAGTTCAACTCGAAAGCGTTGATGACGAGTGATCAGATGATGGGAATCGTCACGTCGCTTAAATAA
- a CDS encoding ATP-binding protein encodes MKWINHTIGRQLMFAFYMVFVALSITSAIVYFYTEEKIDQANTTFDDLRERRTNANALANEWTVAQSNVKTYLLTGSQETLDAVKTNQQEINRLTTWFEKYAVYEQGKEYATATRQIYDDYFGTSLPLLNEYVEGKKDGKINEDFVDPNTLAALSNGKDLFTANGTLRGSVSLSDADVDMTRIDTLLADYLTLIQGKEVDAKNDLLGEMRVAQFIWLSNLVVLILVLLSLVRPFISRITKQVNALSRDSALLATGEDIQAIPLPKRKDELYTLTTSFNQMAASIADNKVHMLAKNEELQAQQEELVAQQEELQAQQEELEEALDITLRSEQHLKYRNELTETLASRETLTAYPEIIEKLVSITHSEIGALLFLDQQEVRSTIDYGMTEEMVGRLVSDDQSLLHRARLLKRPVHSSKQVAHESPLPYPYYMYEVAVPVLDPTKEHMIACIYLVRYRDAFTTEQMNDILSFSHQLSLSLLRMGIYEEMIREKNKTTQLLNSIREAVVYIEHETDELLVNEPLMTLFPEVPTQFEDEERSAFEQAMQALADIIDEPAAFERYIEQIVELNLPKDSLIVSIRKHSTYIQIYAEKIEVDGTWVGTMLVLRDVTKETEAERMKEEFVSTVSHELRTPLSSIYGFTELMLNKRFEEERQRKYLQTIHSETGRLTTLVNDFLDVQRMESSEHRYEMSTFDVVELAQDLIEFYDVSHETHTIDFEARGPIMIDGDAEKMKQLLNNLLSNAVKYSPSGGTVLIRISNELGFAQIRIQDEGIGIPQEALPKLFDKFYRVDNSETRKIGGTGLGLSICKEIVKHHNGTIDVESVVGVGSTFTIRFPIAVISTILTYED; translated from the coding sequence GTGAAATGGATCAACCATACGATCGGTCGCCAATTGATGTTCGCTTTCTATATGGTGTTTGTCGCTCTCAGCATCACGTCTGCAATCGTTTACTTCTATACGGAAGAGAAAATCGATCAAGCCAATACGACGTTCGATGATTTACGAGAACGACGGACGAACGCCAATGCACTAGCGAACGAGTGGACTGTCGCGCAAAGCAACGTCAAAACCTACTTATTGACTGGCTCACAAGAGACACTTGATGCCGTCAAGACGAACCAACAAGAAATCAATCGCTTAACGACATGGTTCGAAAAGTATGCCGTGTATGAGCAAGGAAAGGAATATGCAACGGCAACCCGTCAAATCTATGATGATTATTTCGGAACATCACTTCCGCTCCTTAACGAATACGTCGAGGGAAAAAAAGACGGGAAAATCAACGAAGACTTCGTTGATCCGAACACACTTGCTGCCCTGTCGAACGGAAAAGATTTGTTCACTGCAAACGGGACGTTACGTGGATCGGTCAGTTTATCAGATGCTGATGTCGACATGACACGGATTGATACGTTACTTGCTGATTATCTGACACTGATCCAAGGCAAAGAAGTCGATGCGAAGAACGATCTTCTAGGTGAAATGCGCGTCGCGCAGTTCATCTGGCTCTCGAACCTCGTCGTCTTGATCCTAGTCCTCTTGTCGCTCGTACGTCCGTTCATCAGTCGTATTACAAAACAAGTCAACGCCCTGTCTCGTGATAGTGCACTACTTGCAACAGGTGAAGACATCCAAGCGATTCCATTGCCAAAACGTAAGGACGAGCTGTACACGTTGACGACATCATTCAATCAGATGGCGGCGTCGATTGCCGATAATAAGGTCCATATGCTCGCGAAGAACGAAGAGCTTCAGGCGCAACAGGAAGAACTCGTCGCCCAGCAAGAAGAACTGCAAGCACAACAGGAAGAACTTGAAGAAGCACTCGATATCACGCTTCGCAGTGAACAACATCTGAAGTACCGCAATGAATTGACAGAGACACTCGCCTCCCGCGAGACGTTGACGGCATATCCGGAAATCATCGAAAAGCTCGTCTCGATCACGCATTCTGAGATTGGTGCCCTGTTATTCCTTGATCAACAAGAAGTCCGCTCAACGATCGACTACGGAATGACGGAAGAAATGGTCGGGCGTCTCGTCTCTGACGATCAATCGCTCTTGCACCGGGCACGTCTCTTGAAGCGTCCTGTCCATTCATCAAAACAGGTCGCACACGAGAGCCCACTCCCGTACCCGTACTATATGTATGAAGTCGCCGTACCGGTTCTTGATCCGACGAAAGAGCACATGATCGCCTGCATCTATCTCGTGCGTTATCGCGATGCCTTCACGACGGAGCAAATGAACGACATTCTGTCGTTCTCGCATCAATTGTCTCTCTCACTCTTACGGATGGGGATCTATGAGGAGATGATTCGCGAAAAGAACAAGACGACGCAACTATTGAACTCGATTCGTGAAGCTGTCGTCTACATCGAACATGAGACGGATGAGTTGCTCGTCAACGAACCGCTGATGACGTTGTTCCCAGAAGTTCCGACACAGTTCGAAGACGAAGAGCGCTCTGCTTTCGAACAAGCGATGCAAGCACTCGCTGACATCATTGATGAGCCGGCAGCATTCGAGCGCTACATCGAACAAATTGTTGAACTGAACTTACCGAAAGATAGTTTGATCGTCTCGATTCGTAAACACAGCACCTATATTCAGATTTACGCCGAGAAGATTGAAGTCGACGGTACCTGGGTCGGTACGATGCTTGTCCTGCGCGACGTCACGAAGGAAACAGAAGCGGAGCGGATGAAGGAAGAGTTCGTCTCGACTGTTTCACATGAATTGCGGACACCGCTCTCTTCGATCTATGGCTTCACGGAACTGATGCTCAACAAACGGTTCGAGGAAGAACGGCAACGGAAGTATCTCCAGACGATCCACTCGGAGACCGGTCGCCTGACGACACTCGTCAATGACTTCCTCGACGTCCAGCGGATGGAGTCGAGCGAACATCGCTATGAGATGTCGACGTTTGATGTCGTCGAACTGGCTCAGGACTTGATCGAGTTCTATGATGTCTCACATGAGACACATACGATTGATTTCGAGGCACGTGGACCAATCATGATCGACGGGGATGCGGAGAAGATGAAGCAATTGCTGAACAACCTACTCAGTAATGCCGTCAAGTACTCGCCAAGCGGGGGTACGGTCTTGATCCGGATTTCAAACGAACTCGGTTTCGCTCAAATCCGAATTCAGGATGAAGGCATCGGGATTCCGCAAGAGGCTCTCCCGAAGCTATTCGATAAGTTCTATCGTGTTGATAACTCCGAGACACGAAAAATCGGCGGGACCGGTCTTGGTCTGTCGATCTGTAAGGAAATCGTCAAACACCATAACGGAACGATTGATGTCGAATCCGTCGTTGGTGTCGGATCGACCTTTACGATTCGTTTCCCGATTGCTGTCATCTCGACGATCCTTACGTACGAAGATTAA
- a CDS encoding flagellar hook-basal body protein: protein MLRGMYTASNAMQALQRQQEMLSNNLANARTPGFRADQASLRTFPEMLIQQTANNERTGVRGVATVGKLATGVFMQAATPNFTQGSITETGNATDLQISSLEGAPLFTIRHQDPLTGDEETLYTTNGQFAVGQDGLLRTTENDLVLDTNGQPLNVVNEDFLVDANGAVTDGNGQAIGNLGLVVTDQPETLERTGNGLFRSADPLNAGNIRVDQGVLELGNVEVEQTMAEMNAGLRQFEANQKVIQAYDRTAEKAVSEIGRVR from the coding sequence ATGCTACGAGGAATGTACACGGCGTCGAATGCGATGCAGGCATTACAACGCCAACAGGAAATGCTCAGTAACAACTTGGCGAATGCGCGGACGCCGGGCTTCCGTGCCGATCAAGCGTCACTCCGGACATTTCCGGAGATGTTGATTCAGCAGACAGCAAACAATGAACGGACAGGTGTGCGGGGAGTCGCGACGGTCGGAAAACTCGCGACCGGTGTCTTCATGCAGGCAGCAACGCCGAACTTCACCCAAGGATCGATCACGGAGACGGGCAATGCAACGGATTTACAAATCAGTTCGCTTGAAGGGGCGCCACTCTTTACGATCCGTCATCAGGATCCGCTGACGGGAGACGAAGAGACCCTTTATACGACGAATGGACAGTTTGCCGTCGGTCAGGATGGATTACTTCGGACGACGGAGAATGATCTCGTCCTTGATACGAACGGACAACCTCTCAACGTCGTCAATGAAGATTTCCTAGTTGACGCAAACGGTGCTGTCACGGACGGAAACGGTCAAGCCATCGGAAACCTAGGTCTCGTCGTAACGGATCAACCGGAGACGCTCGAACGGACAGGAAACGGTTTGTTCCGTTCCGCTGATCCATTGAATGCCGGAAACATCCGGGTTGATCAAGGCGTACTCGAACTTGGGAACGTCGAGGTTGAACAGACGATGGCAGAAATGAACGCCGGTCTGCGCCAGTTCGAAGCCAATCAAAAAGTCATTCAAGCGTACGACCGGACAGCGGAGAAGGCTGTTTCCGAAATCGGACGCGTTCGCTAA
- a CDS encoding winged helix-turn-helix transcriptional regulator, producing the protein MDSRHTEEQADLLALQKFQHNFENSLKSSIIYLLRDGALTIGELEQRIDQSHGQILEQLQELIEDGLVIQQMSEKVHGLAYYLTAPAEDLVRQFKESIRWSKQHIRY; encoded by the coding sequence ATGGATTCACGTCATACCGAAGAACAAGCCGATTTACTCGCATTACAGAAATTCCAACACAACTTCGAGAACAGTCTGAAGTCGAGCATCATTTATCTTTTGCGTGATGGTGCGTTGACGATTGGGGAACTCGAGCAACGGATCGATCAGTCGCACGGTCAAATCCTTGAGCAATTGCAGGAATTGATCGAAGATGGACTCGTGATCCAACAGATGTCTGAAAAAGTACACGGACTAGCCTATTATTTAACGGCACCCGCTGAAGATCTCGTCCGACAGTTTAAGGAATCGATTCGTTGGAGTAAACAGCACATCCGATATTAA
- a CDS encoding adhesive domain-containing protein, giving the protein MKKKAPDFRKKMNRHHRNHTRRLVKLLAASSLALSPISFTYTKTEAAENSEKKFQTQQSQFANSVRNSLVQGPNRVSLAEVQLLTDVAVNANLTEQPDNYDLVLNLTGVGLADAEVLNPDRVAVFNIPDLAGKMQANGNASVSVELLPITLEDLPTLKGQLDPLTGTVADTVTDLLAGIDRLQRTPVVGSLLRVEGLTELTDALDNLQNLDTALSDLLDYEGSAPVTVNPDGSIVIDFSDGLGQHLDTLTKQVVQDALTDLVNAITNLKLSGIAGNLIDPVLNPVKDLLPGVNSLLTAVTNDTVNLSNELAGVQVLGPTSVSANIIVDKPAGVAQDEVVVTGSVVNTSAIDAQLLADLDGQDTIVFDEEADGDADADADADADADADADADADADADADADADADADADADADADADADADADADADADADADADADADADADADADADADADADADADADADADADADADADADADADADADADADADADADADADADADADADADADADADADADADADADADADADADADADADADADADADADADADADADADADADADADADADADADADADADADADADADADADADADADADADADADADADADADADADADADADADADADADADADADADADADADADADADADADADADADADADADADADADADADADADADADADADADADADADADADADADADADADADADADADADADADADADADADADADADADADADADADADADADADADADADADADADADADADADADADADADADADADADADADADADADADADADADADADADADADADADADADADADADADADADADADADADADADADADADADADADADADADADADADADADADADADADADADADADADADADADADADADADADADADQDNDGDNDNNNGGDNDSGNDNDGKEDPDNVSSANDDNDNVIIPIPVVTPPTTPPGNGPVVAPTPGISPISSPNVKPAPSTGAVNGPNVRPTLPVNTVSAPTNKSPLLSKPITQPVKRIVGGTLPNTSENLFLITLMGMLATAAGLFTKLFRRRPQE; this is encoded by the coding sequence ATGAAGAAAAAAGCACCTGATTTTCGAAAGAAGATGAATCGACACCATAGAAACCACACACGAAGACTAGTGAAACTGCTGGCAGCGTCCTCTCTCGCCCTCTCTCCGATCTCATTCACTTATACGAAAACTGAAGCAGCTGAGAATTCTGAAAAGAAGTTTCAGACGCAACAAAGTCAATTCGCGAACTCGGTTCGAAATTCGCTCGTCCAAGGACCGAATCGTGTCAGCTTAGCTGAAGTTCAGTTATTGACGGATGTCGCGGTCAACGCAAATCTGACGGAACAACCGGATAACTATGATTTAGTCCTTAATTTGACCGGTGTTGGATTAGCCGATGCGGAAGTATTGAACCCGGACCGGGTAGCTGTCTTCAACATTCCAGATTTAGCGGGAAAAATGCAGGCGAATGGTAATGCGTCAGTCAGTGTTGAATTGTTACCAATTACACTTGAAGATTTACCGACGCTCAAAGGTCAGCTTGATCCGTTGACGGGAACAGTAGCAGATACTGTGACTGACCTATTAGCGGGTATTGATCGATTACAAAGAACGCCAGTCGTAGGTAGTTTGTTGAGAGTGGAGGGGCTAACCGAATTAACGGATGCCCTGGATAATCTACAGAATTTAGATACCGCACTGTCGGATCTTTTGGATTACGAAGGTTCTGCTCCAGTTACTGTTAATCCGGATGGTTCAATCGTGATTGACTTTAGTGATGGTTTAGGACAGCATCTTGATACGTTAACGAAGCAAGTCGTTCAAGATGCATTGACCGATTTGGTCAATGCCATCACGAACTTAAAACTATCCGGAATAGCAGGAAACTTAATTGATCCCGTTTTAAACCCAGTCAAAGATCTATTGCCAGGTGTGAACAGCCTTTTGACGGCAGTGACAAACGATACGGTTAACTTGTCAAATGAACTCGCAGGTGTACAAGTACTCGGACCAACTTCTGTTAGTGCCAATATCATCGTGGATAAACCGGCTGGAGTTGCTCAAGACGAAGTTGTTGTTACGGGATCTGTCGTCAATACGTCTGCAATCGATGCACAACTGCTGGCTGATCTAGATGGTCAAGATACGATCGTCTTTGATGAAGAGGCAGATGGAGACGCGGACGCGGATGCGGATGCAGATGCTGATGCAGATGCCGATGCAGATGCTGACGCCGATGCCGATGCCGACGCTGACGCTGATGCTGATGCTGATGCTGATGCTGATGCGGATGCTGACGCTGACGCCGATGCGGATGCGGATGCCGACGCCGATGCCGACGCCGATGCTGACGCTGATGCCGATGCTGATGCGGATGCAGATGCTGATGCGGACGCTGACGCCGATGCGGATGCCGATGCGGATGCCGACGCGGATGCTGACGCTGATGCTGACGCGGATGCTGACGCCGATGCTGATGCAGATGCAGATGCCGACGCGGATGCGGATGCCGACGCAGATGCCGACGCAGATGCTGATGCTGATGCGGATGCTGACGCTGATGCAGATGCGGATGCGGATGCCGACGCCGATGCTGATGCGGATGCAGATGCTGATGCGGACGCTGATGCTGACGCCGATGCGGATGCCGATGCGGATGCCGACGCGGATGCTGACGCTGATGCTGACGCGGATGCTGACGCTGATGCGGATGCTGACGCTGATGCCGACGCTGATGCTGATGCCGACGCGGATGCGGATGCTGACGCCGATGCGGATGCTGACGCAGATGCTGATGCGGATGCGGATGCCGACGCGGATGCTGACGCGGATGCAGATGCTGACGCAGATGCTGACGCAGATGCTGATGCGGATGCAGATGCGGATGCTGACGCTGACGCCGATGCGGATGCCGATGCGGATGCCGATGCTGACGCTGATGCTGATGCCGATGCGGATGCTGACGCCGATGCTGACGCCGATGCCGATGCGGATGCGGATGCCGATGCGGATGCCGATGCTGACGCTGATGCTGATGCCGATGCGGATGCCGACGCGGATGCTGACGCTGATGCTGATGCCGACGCTGACGCCGATGCTGACGCCGATGCAGATGCTGATGCTGACGCTGATGCTGATGCGGATGCCGACGCTGATGCGGATGCCGACGCGGATGCCGACGCGGATGCTGACGCTGATGCTGACGCCGATGCTGATGCGGATGCAGATGCTGATGCGGACGCTGACGCTGACGCCGATGCGGATGCCGATGCGGATGCCGACGCTGATGCTGACGCTGATGCTGACGCTGATGCTGACGCCGATGCTGATGCAGATGCAGATGCCGACGCTGACGCTGATGCCGACGCAGATGCCGACGCTGATGCGGATGCTGACGCCGATGCGGATGCTGACGCTGACGCCGATGCCGATGCGGATGCCGACGCAGATGCCGACGCCGACGCTGATGCTGATGCAGATGCAGATGCGGATGCTGACGCTGATGCCGACGCAGATGCCGACGCTGATGCGGATGCTGATGCGGATGCTGACGCCGATGCCGATGCGGATGCCGACGCAGATGCCGACGCTGATGCTGATGCAGATGCGGATGCTGATGCGGATGCTGATGCTGACGCAGATGCTGATGCGGATGCCGACGCTGATGCGGATGCTGACGCCGATGCTGACGCCGATGCGGATGCTGATGCGGATGCTGATGCTGATGCTGATGCGGATGCTGATGCTGACGCAGATGCTGATGCTGATGCTGACGCAGATGCTGACGCAGATGCAGATGCAGATGCCGACGCCGATCAAGATAATGACGGCGACAATGATAACAACAATGGTGGAGACAATGACAGTGGTAACGATAACGATGGCAAAGAGGATCCAGACAATGTCTCAAGTGCGAACGATGATAACGACAATGTCATCATTCCGATCCCAGTCGTCACGCCACCAACGACTCCACCAGGAAATGGTCCAGTTGTCGCACCAACTCCTGGCATAAGCCCGATCTCTAGCCCGAATGTGAAACCAGCTCCTTCGACTGGTGCAGTAAACGGACCGAACGTTAGACCAACTTTGCCAGTGAATACAGTCAGTGCACCAACGAATAAATCGCCACTCCTTTCAAAACCGATCACGCAACCGGTCAAACGAATCGTCGGTGGCACGTTACCGAACACTTCGGAAAATCTGTTCTTGATCACCCTCATGGGAATGCTTGCGACAGCAGCCGGATTGTTCACGAAACTATTCCGTCGCCGTCCACAAGAGTAA